The following proteins are encoded in a genomic region of Phycisphaerae bacterium:
- a CDS encoding glycosyltransferase family 39 protein, with product MPSEIEAGPGQSRATARATLFALVLILIGAGALRLPALDTVPPGLNQDEACNAWNAYCLLKTGRDQFGVPWPIFYTRALGENRSTLFLYWMRPFQAVCGLSIWATRLPAAAGGLLTILLMYWVGARLFDRGTGLAAAALLAANPIHIQMTRWGHEASLTPLLTLLPLAGLLWAGLWPATPAPSPATRGILRALLAGLLTGVCCYGYPAVRLFVPVFLLAVAAVTWRGWWPLLRERRGRLAVLAWVVGFVVTFGPLAYVHVAEPHKIARRGDVTWAWLDDDPPATRVAAVLVRYISHFSPDVLFWRGDEYDRVWTPRTGFMPRYTLPLLIAGAAVCGARLGRGRAASVLLAAVLLYPVADCLNWHVSLQALRSSAGLWALVLLAALGISGTVGWLRRQRLTAYALVGGVALLALATMEGRQFWRAYAVERSRDVLVRRANHADLVAACAWLRSRLADVDAVVCTTEGFNQPYVITVVALGYSPEQWFAEPRVWEAGEVWDHWSRYGKLYFAGAAERAALLDAWRADGREQRVLLLVRPGEPVIGERIHRIQWFGEYTALEIYEARL from the coding sequence ATGCCGAGCGAGATCGAGGCGGGTCCTGGGCAATCGCGCGCCACGGCGCGGGCGACACTGTTCGCGCTCGTGCTCATTCTCATCGGGGCGGGCGCGCTGCGCTTGCCGGCGCTCGACACCGTGCCGCCGGGGCTGAACCAGGACGAAGCCTGTAACGCGTGGAATGCGTACTGCCTGCTGAAGACCGGCCGCGACCAGTTCGGCGTGCCGTGGCCGATCTTCTATACGCGGGCGCTGGGGGAGAATCGCAGCACGTTGTTTCTGTACTGGATGCGACCGTTTCAGGCGGTGTGCGGCTTGAGCATCTGGGCGACACGTCTCCCGGCGGCGGCGGGTGGGCTGCTGACGATCCTGCTAATGTACTGGGTGGGTGCGCGGCTGTTCGACCGCGGGACGGGGCTCGCGGCGGCGGCGCTGCTGGCGGCCAATCCGATCCATATTCAGATGACGCGGTGGGGACACGAAGCGTCGCTAACGCCGTTGCTGACATTGCTGCCACTGGCGGGGCTGCTCTGGGCCGGGCTGTGGCCCGCAACCCCGGCCCCCTCCCCGGCGACGCGGGGCATCCTACGGGCGCTGCTCGCGGGGTTGCTAACCGGCGTGTGCTGCTACGGCTATCCGGCGGTGCGGCTGTTCGTGCCGGTGTTTCTGCTCGCCGTAGCGGCGGTGACGTGGCGAGGATGGTGGCCGCTGCTGCGCGAGCGGCGTGGCCGGCTGGCGGTTCTCGCCTGGGTGGTCGGCTTCGTCGTGACGTTCGGGCCACTGGCGTATGTGCACGTGGCGGAGCCGCACAAGATCGCCCGCCGGGGCGATGTGACCTGGGCGTGGCTGGACGATGATCCGCCGGCGACGCGCGTCGCGGCCGTGCTGGTACGCTACATCAGCCACTTCAGCCCCGATGTGCTGTTCTGGCGCGGCGATGAGTACGACCGCGTCTGGACGCCGAGGACCGGCTTCATGCCGCGGTACACGCTGCCGCTGCTGATCGCGGGCGCGGCGGTGTGCGGGGCACGACTGGGACGGGGCCGGGCGGCGAGTGTGCTGCTCGCGGCGGTGCTGCTGTACCCCGTGGCCGACTGCCTCAACTGGCACGTCAGCCTGCAGGCGCTGCGGAGTTCGGCGGGGCTGTGGGCGCTCGTGCTGCTGGCGGCGCTGGGTATCAGCGGGACTGTGGGTTGGCTCCGGCGGCAGCGATTGACGGCGTACGCATTGGTGGGCGGCGTCGCGCTGCTCGCGCTGGCGACGATGGAGGGCCGGCAGTTCTGGCGTGCCTACGCGGTGGAGCGCAGCCGGGACGTGCTGGTGCGGCGTGCGAATCACGCGGATTTGGTTGCCGCGTGTGCATGGCTGCGTTCGAGACTCGCGGACGTCGATGCGGTGGTCTGCACAACGGAGGGCTTCAATCAGCCGTACGTCATTACGGTCGTAGCGCTCGGGTACAGCCCGGAGCAGTGGTTCGCCGAGCCGCGTGTATGGGAGGCTGGCGAGGTCTGGGACCATTGGTCGCGATACGGGAAGCTGTATTTCGCCGGTGCGGCCGAGCGGGCGGCCCTGCTGGACGCGTGGCGCGCCGATGGACGCGAGCAGCGGGTGCTGCTCCTGGTGCGTCCCGGCGAGCCGGTCATCGGTGAGCGGATTCACCGGATTCAGTGGTTTGGCGAGTACACGGCGCTCGAGATCTACGAGGCGCGGCTATGA
- a CDS encoding corrinoid protein, whose translation MSLLEQIAQAVINGDEVLTPKLVTDAVAAGTPAADVLNVGLLKGMTEVGRLFREGEYFVPEVLIAAEAMKAGTSLLKPHLAKAGVRPERTAIIGTVRGDLHDIGKNLVATMLEGAGFEVVDLGVDVPPEKFIAACRERKAHVVALSALLTTTMPMMETSIKQMKAELNPMPIVLVGGAPLTQEYADKIGADGYGRDAATGAELAKQLCKAR comes from the coding sequence ATGTCGCTTTTGGAGCAGATCGCACAAGCGGTCATCAACGGGGATGAGGTCCTCACGCCGAAGCTCGTGACGGACGCCGTCGCCGCCGGCACGCCCGCCGCCGACGTGCTCAACGTCGGCCTGCTGAAGGGCATGACCGAGGTCGGCCGGCTGTTCCGCGAGGGCGAGTACTTCGTGCCCGAGGTGCTGATCGCCGCCGAGGCCATGAAGGCCGGCACGTCGCTGTTGAAGCCGCACCTGGCAAAAGCCGGCGTCCGGCCGGAACGCACCGCGATCATCGGGACTGTGCGTGGCGACCTGCACGACATCGGCAAGAACCTGGTGGCGACGATGCTGGAAGGGGCTGGGTTCGAGGTCGTGGACCTGGGCGTGGACGTGCCGCCGGAGAAGTTCATCGCAGCCTGCCGCGAGCGCAAGGCGCACGTCGTCGCGCTCAGCGCCCTGCTGACGACGACGATGCCGATGATGGAAACGTCGATCAAGCAGATGAAGGCCGAGCTCAACCCGATGCCGATCGTCCTGGTCGGCGGCGCCCCGCTGACGCAGGAATACGCCGACAAGATCGGCGCCGACGGTTACGGCCGCGACGCGGCGACCGGGGCGGAGCTGGCCAAGCAGCTCTGCAAGGCGCGCTGA
- a CDS encoding glycogen/starch/alpha-glucan phosphorylase gives MSKRTAPTPPAANPASDVDTLVDRFLHHLRFTQGESWETAQPYDHFVSLALAVRDQIVGRMIATQSTYHERDVKRVYYLSLEYLLGRQLRNNLVCLGLYDACRHRLERLGLDLDHICGLEPDAGLGNGGLGRLAACYLDSATTLALPFYGYGLRYEYGIFQQEIVQGWQVERPDYWLRFGSPWEIPRPEFACPVRLYGHVEGQQDARGRYRPTWRGYRMVIGLPYDIPAVAYGSNTVNILRLWSARASENFDLAAFNRGGYVEAVREQALSETITKVLYPSDETDAGRELRLAQQYFFVACTLSDVIRRYEKTHDTFDDFPDKVAIQLNDTHPALAIAELMAILVDERGLPWERAWELTRATFAYTNHTLLPEALEKWPVPLMARVLPRHLQIIFEINQRFLDGEVRQRWPDDTGRRQNLSLVQEGGVQAIQMAHLAIVGSHNVNGVAALHTDLLRTRVVPDFAALWPEKFLNVTNGVTPRRWLLACNPGLAAAITQRIGSGWVADLDQLRRLERYADDADFQAELRAVKRANKQRLAGALQKRMGVALSPDALFDVQVKRLHEYKRQLLNLLHVIIRYHALLDGAELTPRVVIFGAKAAPAYSRAKLIIKLINDVAKTVNHDKRIGDRLRVVFVPNYGVSLAEQIIPAADLSEQISTAGTEASGTGNMKFALNGALTIGTLDGANIEIRDAVGPEHFFLFGLTADEVAARRPFHNPWQTYYDHAGVHKALNALADGQFSGQTPTLFRPVLEWLTHERDYYMLMADIESYLQAQQQVDALWSTPAAWDRATILNIARVGYFSSDRAVRDYAEKIWHVTPTPITLPQSTLGRTEPPSRRRQPAGAKKTGSRAPATAGTRTRAKR, from the coding sequence ATGAGCAAACGTACGGCCCCGACCCCCCCCGCCGCCAATCCCGCTTCCGACGTGGACACCCTGGTGGACCGCTTCCTGCATCACCTGCGTTTCACGCAGGGCGAGAGCTGGGAAACCGCGCAGCCTTACGATCACTTCGTCAGCCTGGCGCTGGCGGTGCGCGACCAGATCGTCGGCCGGATGATTGCGACGCAGTCTACCTATCACGAGCGCGACGTGAAGCGCGTCTACTACCTCTCGCTCGAATACCTGCTCGGGCGTCAACTGCGCAACAACCTGGTGTGTCTTGGACTCTACGATGCCTGCCGGCACCGGCTCGAGCGGCTGGGCCTGGACCTCGACCACATCTGCGGCCTGGAACCGGACGCGGGCCTGGGCAACGGCGGCCTTGGGCGGCTGGCGGCCTGCTACCTCGACTCGGCCACGACGCTCGCCTTGCCATTCTACGGCTATGGGCTGCGCTACGAATACGGCATCTTTCAGCAGGAGATCGTGCAGGGCTGGCAGGTCGAGCGGCCCGATTACTGGCTGCGATTCGGCTCGCCGTGGGAAATTCCGCGCCCGGAATTCGCGTGCCCGGTGCGTCTGTACGGGCACGTCGAAGGGCAGCAGGATGCGCGCGGCCGCTACCGGCCGACGTGGCGCGGCTATCGCATGGTAATCGGCCTGCCCTACGACATCCCCGCGGTGGCGTACGGCTCGAACACCGTGAACATCCTGCGGCTGTGGTCGGCGCGGGCCTCGGAGAACTTCGATCTGGCGGCGTTCAACCGCGGCGGCTACGTCGAGGCGGTGCGCGAGCAAGCCCTGAGCGAGACCATCACCAAGGTGCTCTATCCAAGCGATGAGACCGATGCGGGCCGCGAACTCCGACTAGCACAGCAGTACTTCTTCGTCGCGTGCACGTTGAGCGACGTCATTCGTCGGTACGAGAAGACGCACGACACCTTCGACGACTTCCCCGACAAGGTGGCGATCCAGCTCAACGACACGCATCCGGCGCTGGCGATCGCCGAACTGATGGCGATCCTGGTGGATGAGCGCGGGCTGCCGTGGGAGCGGGCCTGGGAGCTGACGCGCGCGACGTTCGCATACACCAACCACACGCTGCTGCCGGAGGCGCTGGAGAAATGGCCGGTGCCGTTGATGGCACGCGTGCTGCCGCGTCACCTGCAGATCATCTTCGAGATCAACCAGCGCTTCCTGGACGGCGAGGTCCGGCAGCGCTGGCCGGACGACACGGGCCGGCGGCAAAACCTTTCGCTTGTCCAGGAGGGCGGCGTCCAGGCGATCCAGATGGCGCACCTCGCCATCGTCGGCAGCCACAACGTCAACGGCGTGGCGGCGCTGCACACCGACCTGCTGCGCACGCGCGTCGTACCCGACTTCGCCGCCCTCTGGCCGGAGAAATTCCTCAACGTCACGAACGGCGTGACGCCACGCCGCTGGCTGCTGGCGTGCAACCCCGGGCTGGCGGCGGCCATCACGCAGCGGATCGGCAGCGGCTGGGTCGCGGATCTGGACCAGCTCCGTCGGCTCGAGCGCTACGCCGACGATGCCGATTTCCAGGCCGAGCTGCGGGCGGTGAAACGCGCCAACAAGCAGCGGCTGGCGGGGGCACTGCAGAAGCGCATGGGCGTCGCGCTGTCGCCGGACGCCCTGTTCGACGTGCAGGTCAAGCGCTTGCACGAGTACAAGCGGCAACTGCTAAACCTGCTGCACGTGATCATCCGCTACCACGCGCTGCTGGACGGCGCCGAGCTGACGCCGCGCGTGGTCATCTTCGGGGCCAAGGCGGCCCCGGCGTATTCGCGCGCCAAGCTCATCATCAAGCTCATCAACGACGTGGCCAAGACGGTCAACCACGACAAGCGGATCGGCGACCGCCTGCGGGTCGTGTTCGTGCCCAACTACGGCGTGTCGCTGGCTGAGCAGATCATCCCGGCGGCGGACCTGTCCGAGCAGATCTCGACCGCCGGCACAGAAGCATCCGGCACCGGCAACATGAAGTTCGCCCTGAACGGGGCGCTCACCATCGGGACGCTCGACGGCGCGAACATCGAGATCCGCGACGCCGTCGGGCCCGAGCACTTCTTCCTGTTCGGGCTGACCGCGGACGAAGTCGCGGCGCGGCGGCCATTCCACAACCCGTGGCAGACGTACTATGACCATGCCGGCGTGCACAAGGCGCTGAACGCCCTGGCCGACGGGCAGTTCTCCGGGCAGACCCCGACGCTGTTCCGGCCGGTCCTGGAGTGGCTCACGCACGAGCGCGACTACTACATGCTCATGGCGGACATCGAGTCCTACCTTCAGGCGCAGCAGCAGGTGGATGCGCTGTGGAGCACGCCGGCGGCCTGGGATCGCGCGACCATCCTCAACATCGCGCGCGTCGGGTACTTCTCGAGCGATCGCGCGGTGCGTGACTACGCGGAGAAAATCTGGCACGTGACCCCGACGCCAATCACGCTGCCGCAGAGCACGCTGGGGCGGACCGAGCCGCCGTCACGGCGGCGCCAGCCGGCCGGCGCGAAGAAGACCGGGAGCCGTGCGCCTGCCACCGCAGGGACGCGCACGCGCGCGAAGCGCTGA
- a CDS encoding methyltransferase domain-containing protein, with product MANEDRVLELYQGKIDSQRSQTLCRERVHWLCTHAGGPRVLDIGCSQGICAVILAREGRTVLGIDIEEGGIRAAREFLAGEPPHVQAHVRFEVADAFRVELAPASFDSIILGEVIEHLASPEVLLDRVAEWLTPGGRVVVSTPLGYMPHHDHKHTFYLAGLLELLGHRFTTVEVDVIEHRYLCAVAVKPCAEAPAAPAPELLQRWQRLVENAQEQAERDMHTRWREDHATVVELRAALSALRLELKRVSRQAQQQAAFAQQLAEAQAKLQDLDNALAASRAEQARWETAASEAARALQPVRDELARVRAELRRKDAELTSASQKLRADRRGRERDRAARGRAEARIRRLVEHIRYYEAELERRRGEVRYRLGDALVQAARPSKATLLLPFRLLELFRDGLRRQRERARQPVLPRPAPTEALSDASSAPAAEPPEPRPTDGAEGASAQSPVRQATKPVEPVAPPRASTPAQPAASLTFPPFQPRAVPRGPTPRVASILDNFSHACFAYELDLLPVTKAGWQAELEAGRPAFFFAESAWHGNNDEWFGLFRKYARIPDNPLRALLHWCRAQGLPTVLWNKEDPPNYSVFLDVARDFDHVFTTDADCIPRYHRDLGHERVYALPFAAQPVIHNPVGAHELRRHDICFAGSWHDNKHPERQGDMRTVLEPALRLNLHIFDRCANFADNTHRRFPEIYQPAIRGSLEYDRMLSAYRAYRVFLNVNSVSTSPTMFSRRVFELLACQTAVISSESAGIRQMLGDLVPIATLPDETLFHIHQLLGDAEWRQRFTHLGYRRVMTQHTYRHRLATIVRALGLDVGLGTDPCVSVVTILRARADLDAAIRNYQAQVYAPREWVLVLQGDELRATDVERGVAELPDVRIWTRPAQESPGACLNFAVEQCRGRYVAVFDPAHHYGAHYLVDMLLPFRFAGAGVVGKACVYSYRADRNATVLHGRGCEQLDVECIHPGTVMADADVARKIRFETGPEEPCVRFVAACRRQGVGIYAADRYNFVAGGRDPRAAQAADELGAPEEVGSGLRLDLAMLADDSGAPCVERVPTLAEPMPEAVTAPPPMPARPPPRRRRPARERSGGGRPSSGFLFYCVNGAGLGHVTRALAIARRVRRLDPDTPLYFLSSSQALGLISREGFVPYHIPPRNVYGANYEASLWNNLLLQQFRLLVDLHRPATLVYDGVTPYAGLTRALAELPFAHTAMILRLRHKHNRLGQWLDQLALFNELIFPGEAGVEVPAEFAPLPHHVVDPIIYLDPDELLPRDEARRNLNIAPDKKAVYIQLGAGNINNTVPWVEHALTLLHARPDVEVVLAESPIAEHADGARPGLHLLRQYPNSLFFNAFDLAITAAGYNTYHELMHFGVPSVLIPNQETVTDDQVARAQTAAAAGAARVVLSMDELEPALHAALDEDAARAMRASALALVPRNGALDVARDLLEVAGLAAREEAMAAATPAEAGGGP from the coding sequence ATGGCCAACGAAGACAGGGTGCTGGAGCTCTACCAGGGCAAGATCGACAGCCAGCGGAGCCAGACCCTCTGCCGGGAGCGTGTGCATTGGCTGTGCACGCACGCGGGCGGCCCCCGGGTCCTCGACATCGGCTGCAGCCAGGGCATCTGTGCCGTCATTCTCGCCCGCGAAGGGCGCACCGTCCTCGGCATCGACATCGAAGAGGGGGGCATTCGCGCGGCGCGCGAGTTTCTCGCCGGCGAGCCGCCGCATGTGCAGGCGCACGTCCGCTTCGAGGTGGCCGACGCCTTCCGTGTCGAGTTGGCGCCGGCGTCCTTCGATTCGATCATCCTGGGCGAAGTCATCGAGCATCTCGCGTCGCCGGAGGTGCTCCTGGACCGCGTGGCCGAGTGGTTGACACCGGGGGGACGGGTGGTCGTCAGCACGCCCCTGGGTTACATGCCGCATCACGATCACAAGCACACGTTCTACCTGGCGGGCCTGCTGGAGCTGCTGGGCCACCGTTTCACGACGGTCGAGGTGGACGTGATCGAGCACCGCTATCTCTGCGCGGTCGCGGTCAAGCCGTGCGCGGAAGCCCCGGCGGCGCCGGCGCCCGAGCTGCTGCAGCGCTGGCAGCGCCTGGTGGAGAATGCGCAGGAGCAGGCGGAGCGGGACATGCATACCCGCTGGCGTGAAGATCACGCAACCGTCGTGGAATTGCGCGCGGCCCTGAGCGCGCTGCGCTTGGAGCTCAAGCGCGTGTCGCGCCAGGCCCAGCAACAGGCCGCGTTCGCGCAGCAACTCGCGGAGGCGCAGGCGAAACTTCAGGACCTCGACAACGCGCTGGCCGCGAGCCGTGCTGAACAGGCGCGCTGGGAAACCGCCGCGAGCGAAGCCGCCCGGGCATTGCAGCCGGTACGGGACGAGCTGGCCCGTGTACGCGCCGAGCTGCGGCGCAAGGACGCCGAGCTGACCAGCGCCAGTCAGAAGCTGCGCGCCGACCGTCGGGGGCGCGAGCGGGACCGCGCCGCCCGGGGGCGCGCGGAGGCGCGCATCCGGCGGCTCGTCGAGCACATCCGGTACTATGAGGCCGAACTTGAACGGCGGCGCGGAGAGGTTCGCTACCGACTCGGCGATGCGTTGGTGCAGGCCGCCCGGCCGTCGAAAGCGACCCTGCTGCTGCCGTTCCGGCTGCTGGAGCTTTTCCGCGACGGACTGCGCCGCCAACGCGAGCGCGCCCGCCAGCCAGTCCTGCCGCGACCGGCGCCGACCGAGGCTCTGTCTGACGCCAGTAGCGCGCCCGCGGCGGAGCCGCCGGAGCCGCGCCCAACGGACGGCGCTGAGGGCGCGTCAGCGCAAAGCCCGGTGCGCCAGGCCACAAAGCCCGTCGAGCCTGTCGCGCCACCGCGCGCAAGCACGCCCGCACAGCCTGCCGCGTCGCTCACGTTCCCGCCGTTTCAGCCGCGCGCGGTCCCCCGCGGCCCGACGCCGCGCGTCGCATCGATCCTCGACAACTTCAGCCACGCCTGCTTTGCCTACGAACTGGACCTGCTGCCGGTGACGAAGGCGGGCTGGCAGGCGGAACTCGAGGCCGGGCGCCCGGCGTTCTTCTTCGCGGAGTCGGCGTGGCACGGGAACAACGACGAGTGGTTCGGGTTGTTCCGCAAGTACGCCCGCATTCCGGACAACCCGCTGCGGGCACTGTTGCACTGGTGCCGTGCGCAGGGGCTGCCGACGGTGCTGTGGAACAAGGAGGATCCGCCGAATTACTCCGTCTTCCTCGATGTGGCGCGCGATTTTGACCACGTGTTCACAACCGACGCCGACTGCATCCCTCGGTACCATCGCGACCTGGGCCACGAACGCGTCTACGCGCTCCCCTTCGCGGCGCAGCCCGTCATTCACAACCCAGTTGGCGCGCACGAGCTGCGGCGCCATGACATCTGCTTCGCCGGCTCCTGGCACGACAACAAGCACCCGGAGCGGCAGGGCGACATGCGCACCGTGCTTGAGCCCGCGCTGCGCCTGAACCTGCACATCTTCGACCGCTGCGCGAATTTCGCCGACAATACGCACCGGCGCTTTCCGGAGATCTACCAGCCGGCGATTCGCGGATCGCTCGAGTACGACCGCATGCTGTCGGCGTACCGCGCCTACCGCGTCTTCCTGAACGTCAACTCGGTCTCGACCAGCCCGACGATGTTCTCGCGGCGGGTGTTCGAGCTCCTGGCGTGCCAGACGGCCGTCATCTCGAGCGAGTCGGCGGGCATCCGACAGATGCTCGGCGACCTGGTGCCCATCGCGACGCTGCCCGACGAGACGCTCTTTCACATTCACCAGCTGTTGGGCGACGCGGAGTGGCGGCAGCGCTTCACCCACCTTGGGTACCGGCGCGTCATGACCCAGCACACCTACCGGCACCGCTTGGCCACGATCGTGCGCGCACTGGGGCTGGACGTCGGGCTCGGCACGGACCCGTGCGTGAGCGTCGTCACGATCCTGCGCGCGCGGGCCGACCTGGATGCCGCCATCCGGAATTACCAGGCGCAGGTCTACGCGCCGCGCGAATGGGTGCTGGTGCTGCAGGGCGACGAACTGCGTGCCACCGATGTTGAGCGCGGCGTCGCCGAGCTGCCGGACGTGCGCATCTGGACGCGCCCGGCCCAGGAAAGCCCGGGTGCCTGCCTGAATTTCGCCGTGGAGCAGTGTCGAGGCCGCTATGTCGCGGTGTTCGATCCCGCGCATCACTACGGGGCACACTATCTGGTCGACATGCTGCTTCCGTTCCGCTTCGCGGGCGCGGGCGTGGTCGGCAAGGCCTGCGTCTACAGCTATCGTGCCGACCGCAACGCGACCGTCCTGCACGGCCGCGGGTGCGAGCAGCTCGACGTCGAATGCATCCACCCCGGCACGGTAATGGCCGATGCAGACGTGGCGCGCAAAATCCGCTTCGAGACGGGGCCCGAGGAGCCGTGCGTGCGCTTCGTGGCTGCGTGTCGCCGCCAGGGTGTCGGCATCTACGCCGCGGACCGCTATAACTTCGTCGCCGGTGGGCGCGATCCGCGCGCGGCACAGGCCGCGGATGAGCTGGGTGCGCCGGAGGAGGTGGGCAGCGGCCTGCGGCTCGACCTGGCCATGCTCGCTGACGACAGCGGTGCGCCGTGCGTCGAGCGTGTGCCGACGCTGGCAGAGCCCATGCCCGAGGCCGTCACGGCGCCGCCGCCGATGCCGGCGCGTCCACCGCCGCGTCGTCGGCGGCCGGCCAGGGAGCGGAGTGGCGGCGGTCGCCCGTCAAGCGGCTTCCTGTTCTACTGTGTCAACGGGGCCGGGTTGGGCCATGTCACGCGGGCCCTGGCGATCGCGCGGCGCGTGCGCCGGCTGGACCCGGATACCCCGCTGTATTTCCTGTCGTCGAGCCAGGCACTGGGTCTCATCTCGCGCGAGGGCTTCGTGCCCTACCACATTCCGCCGCGCAACGTTTATGGTGCCAACTACGAGGCCAGCCTGTGGAACAATCTGCTCTTGCAGCAGTTCCGCCTGCTCGTGGACCTGCATCGGCCGGCGACCCTGGTGTACGACGGCGTGACCCCTTATGCAGGACTGACGCGCGCGTTGGCCGAGCTGCCCTTCGCGCACACGGCGATGATCCTGCGTTTACGCCACAAGCACAACCGGCTCGGACAGTGGCTCGATCAGTTGGCGCTCTTCAACGAACTGATCTTCCCGGGTGAAGCCGGCGTCGAGGTGCCCGCCGAGTTCGCCCCGCTGCCGCACCACGTGGTCGATCCGATCATTTACCTCGACCCGGACGAGCTGCTGCCGCGCGACGAAGCCCGCCGTAACTTGAACATCGCGCCGGACAAGAAGGCGGTCTACATCCAGCTCGGGGCGGGCAACATCAACAACACGGTCCCCTGGGTCGAGCACGCGCTGACGCTGCTGCACGCGCGCCCGGACGTCGAGGTCGTGCTCGCCGAGTCGCCCATCGCCGAACACGCGGACGGGGCACGCCCCGGGCTGCACCTCTTGCGCCAATATCCAAACTCGCTGTTTTTCAACGCCTTCGACCTGGCCATCACCGCCGCGGGCTACAACACGTACCACGAACTCATGCACTTCGGCGTGCCGTCGGTGCTGATCCCGAACCAGGAGACGGTGACCGATGACCAGGTGGCCCGGGCGCAGACGGCGGCCGCGGCCGGTGCGGCCCGCGTCGTTCTAAGCATGGACGAACTTGAGCCGGCGCTCCACGCGGCCCTGGACGAGGACGCCGCACGCGCCATGCGCGCCAGCGCGCTGGCGCTTGTGCCGCGCAACGGCGCGCTGGACGTCGCCCGCGATCTGCTTGAAGTTGCCGGCTTGGCAGCCCGGGAGGAAGCCATGGCCGCCGCGACGCCCGCGGAGGCGGGCGGCGGACCATGA